The Papaver somniferum cultivar HN1 chromosome 3, ASM357369v1, whole genome shotgun sequence genome includes a region encoding these proteins:
- the LOC113356744 gene encoding AP-1 complex subunit sigma-1-like: protein MIHFVLLISRQGKVRLTKWYSPYSQKERTKVIRELSGVILTRGPKLCNFVEWRGYKVVYKRYASLYFCMCIDEDDNELEVLEIIHHFVEILDRYFGSVCELDLIFNFHKAYYILDELLIAGELQETSKKTVARLIAAQDSLVETAKEQAGIISNIIAQATK, encoded by the exons ATACACTTTGTGCTCCTTATCAGTCGACAAGGAAAAGTGAGGTTGACAAAATGGTATTCACCATATTCCCAGAAGGAAAGAACTAAG GTGATTAGAGAGCTTAGTGGAGTGATTCTTACACGAGGCCCTAAGCTCTGTAATTTTGTAGAGTGGAGAGGGTACAAAGTTGTATATAAAAG ATATGCCAGCCTTTACTTCTGCATGTGCATTGATGAGGATGACAACGAACTAGAGGTCCTTGAAATAATACATCATTTTGTTGAGATACTGGATCGCTACTTTGGCAGT GTATGTGAGTTGGATTTGATCTTCAATTTCCATAAG GCATACTATATCTTGGATGAGCTTTTGATTGCCGGGGAACTGCAAGAAACCAGCAAGAAAACAGTTGCACGACTTATTGCAGCACAG GATTCATTGGTGGAGACTGCAAAGGAGCAGGCTGGTATAATCAGTAATATTATTGCCCAGGCCACAAAATAG